One stretch of Streptomyces agglomeratus DNA includes these proteins:
- a CDS encoding DUF6104 family protein, with protein MYFTDRGIEELEKRRGEEEVTFEWLAEQLRTFVDLNPDFEVPVERLATWLARLDDEDDEDE; from the coding sequence TTGTACTTCACCGATCGCGGCATCGAGGAGCTGGAGAAGCGGCGCGGCGAGGAGGAAGTCACCTTCGAGTGGCTCGCCGAGCAGCTGCGTACGTTCGTCGACCTCAACCCGGACTTCGAGGTTCCGGTCGAGCGCCTCGCGACCTGGCTGGCCCGTCTGGACGACGAGGACGACGAGGACGAGTAA
- a CDS encoding CU044_2847 family protein, which produces MANGIAQVRLDDGTVVWARVSEAQELERGGGYRDTGIGDRVVSMAGGLTDVVQGVVRSLRAGLDPTAPVQVAVTFGIELSAQSGKVIGVLADGGGRASVSVSLTWTEPVAGPPGDPAADPAAPPAAGPPGAPGAQPVADPAAGPGSGPGPSARGAV; this is translated from the coding sequence GTGGCCAATGGGATCGCACAGGTTCGGCTCGACGACGGGACCGTCGTCTGGGCACGTGTCAGCGAGGCGCAGGAGCTCGAACGGGGCGGCGGCTACCGGGACACCGGGATCGGTGACCGGGTCGTCTCCATGGCGGGCGGACTGACCGATGTCGTCCAGGGCGTGGTGCGGTCGCTGCGCGCCGGGCTGGACCCCACCGCGCCCGTCCAGGTCGCGGTGACCTTCGGCATCGAACTGTCGGCCCAGTCCGGCAAGGTGATCGGCGTTCTCGCCGACGGCGGCGGCAGGGCGTCCGTCTCGGTCTCCCTCACGTGGACCGAACCGGTCGCAGGGCCGCCCGGCGATCCGGCCGCCGACCCGGCGGCGCCACCGGCCGCCGGACCGCCCGGGGCTCCGGGGGCGCAACCGGTCGCGGACCCGGCCGCCGGGCCGGGGTCCGGCCCCGGTCCTTCGGCCCGCGGCGCGGTATGA
- a CDS encoding DUF4097 family beta strand repeat-containing protein, with product MTEPAWAVAEPRKLTFEDPVTALQVRIVNGTVNVVGVEEGPARLEVTEIDGPPLTVTHQDGTLTVTYEDLPWKGFLTWLDRRGPQRSAVVSLAVPVNSSVAVGVIGAGAVVSRIGGRTDVRGVTGDITLVGLSGAVRADTVAGGVEAQGVTGELRFHSVSGDLTVVDGSGTSVRADSVSGDMAVDVDPAGKPADISLTSVSGEVAIRLPHPADATVEANTASGSVSNAFEDLRVSGQWGAKRITGTLGTGSGRLRATTVSGSIALLRRPPAGADPYETDPEAPADKKVL from the coding sequence ATGACAGAGCCGGCATGGGCGGTCGCCGAGCCGCGAAAGCTCACCTTCGAAGACCCGGTGACGGCGCTCCAGGTGCGCATCGTCAACGGAACCGTGAACGTCGTCGGCGTCGAGGAGGGCCCGGCCCGCCTCGAAGTGACGGAGATCGACGGCCCGCCGCTGACCGTGACCCATCAGGACGGCACCCTCACCGTCACGTACGAGGACCTGCCCTGGAAGGGCTTCCTCACGTGGCTCGACCGCAGGGGCCCGCAGCGCAGCGCGGTGGTCTCCCTCGCGGTCCCCGTGAACTCCTCGGTGGCGGTCGGAGTCATCGGCGCGGGCGCCGTCGTCTCGCGCATCGGGGGACGTACGGACGTACGCGGCGTCACCGGTGACATCACGCTCGTCGGCCTCTCCGGCGCCGTGCGCGCCGACACCGTCGCGGGCGGCGTGGAGGCGCAGGGCGTCACCGGCGAGCTCCGCTTCCACTCCGTATCGGGGGACCTGACCGTCGTCGACGGCTCGGGAACGTCCGTACGGGCGGACTCCGTCAGCGGCGACATGGCCGTCGACGTCGACCCCGCCGGGAAGCCGGCCGACATCTCCCTCACCTCGGTCTCGGGCGAGGTCGCCATCCGGCTGCCGCACCCGGCCGACGCCACGGTCGAGGCGAACACGGCGAGCGGCTCCGTCTCCAACGCCTTCGAGGACCTGCGGGTCAGCGGGCAGTGGGGAGCGAAGCGGATCACCGGCACCCTCGGGACGGGCAGCGGCCGGCTGCGCGCGACGACCGTGTCCGGCTCCATCGCCCTGCTCCGCCGCCCGCCGGCCGGTGCGGACCCGTACGAGACGGACCCCGAAGCCCCGGCCGACAAGAAGGTGCTCTGA
- a CDS encoding trypsin-like peptidase domain-containing protein encodes MNVFDEIVRPSLVRIAAPGGGYDPHGARYWGSGFFIAPGWVLTCAHVVGKGAAGVWRGERALGITWQGGTTTGEVVLAKPRPADPEEPPYRWEFPDIALVRVPDAQDAACVWLSERPPAIPADVSLHGWSRETGDLGIRHGVGKAHATDGKALLLRGSLPVEGCSGGPVVDLRHGAVIGMNKGRGEHEGAAVPITALRELHDLRGGEILHTVLREHDRHHLRRFRSTAAPGGWVRAQADRRRKGAPGFLPAARAHLFGRFAELSPPTGPGEVMVLVDDVKRRVLHSDYQSPIEHDPRTWRDGVGLLHDLRGQESGHDLDVDAVLLYAAKVVRHLAGQGRGRSDGPQCAALGELAEWITTQGESAHQAIREEIAQVLELPETEAPAPAFGSGFVRERPAGQARADVLVEIDPVHYGDRYPWRVKLLYEGRTVSPLSGDDRGVPRAELRETLREPLADALRRGDSGEHLAAVEALLPRELFDEPLDTWRLSPEDDLFDEHSMALGERRIVVIRDRRRRDRPASPEWRRRWKAAVRGPLTVVPLRGEVPASGHGPGARRESRRAAYARLSDAEDGTVPVYCGPVGSGDGFDAMAAALAAGHPLALWRRCGREHGDCREFHARADELLVRADGVDGLHRHIRSLRIISMDPDATPDTVAEAAWADSVAVLFDPPDRPPYDGVPLQVPPPLSGPGT; translated from the coding sequence GTGAACGTCTTCGACGAGATCGTGCGCCCCTCGCTCGTACGCATTGCCGCGCCCGGAGGCGGGTATGACCCGCACGGCGCCCGCTACTGGGGCAGTGGTTTCTTCATCGCCCCCGGCTGGGTGCTGACCTGTGCCCATGTGGTGGGGAAGGGGGCGGCCGGCGTGTGGAGGGGTGAGCGCGCACTCGGCATCACCTGGCAGGGCGGTACGACCACGGGCGAAGTGGTCCTCGCCAAGCCCCGGCCCGCCGACCCCGAAGAGCCCCCGTACCGCTGGGAGTTCCCCGACATCGCCCTGGTCCGGGTCCCCGACGCCCAGGACGCCGCCTGCGTCTGGCTCAGCGAGCGGCCCCCCGCCATCCCCGCCGACGTGAGCCTGCACGGCTGGTCCAGGGAGACCGGCGACCTCGGCATACGGCACGGCGTCGGCAAGGCGCACGCCACCGACGGCAAGGCGCTGCTGCTGCGCGGCAGTCTGCCCGTCGAGGGCTGCTCGGGCGGGCCCGTCGTCGACCTGAGGCACGGCGCCGTCATCGGCATGAACAAGGGGCGCGGGGAGCACGAGGGCGCCGCCGTACCCATCACCGCCCTGCGTGAACTGCACGACCTGCGGGGCGGCGAGATTCTGCACACCGTCCTGCGCGAGCACGACCGCCACCACCTGCGCCGCTTCCGCAGCACCGCGGCCCCCGGCGGCTGGGTGCGGGCGCAGGCCGACCGGCGGCGCAAGGGCGCCCCCGGGTTCCTGCCCGCCGCGCGCGCCCACCTCTTCGGCCGGTTCGCCGAGCTGTCGCCGCCCACCGGGCCCGGCGAGGTCATGGTCCTCGTCGACGACGTCAAGCGCCGTGTCCTGCACAGCGATTACCAGTCACCCATCGAGCACGACCCGCGCACCTGGCGCGACGGCGTCGGCCTGCTGCACGACCTGCGCGGCCAGGAGAGCGGACACGATCTCGACGTCGACGCGGTGCTGCTGTACGCCGCCAAAGTCGTCAGGCATCTCGCCGGGCAGGGCCGGGGCCGTTCCGACGGGCCCCAGTGCGCCGCGCTCGGGGAGCTCGCCGAGTGGATCACCACGCAGGGCGAGTCCGCGCACCAGGCCATCCGCGAGGAGATCGCACAGGTGCTGGAGCTGCCGGAAACGGAGGCTCCAGCACCGGCGTTCGGGTCCGGCTTCGTACGGGAGCGCCCGGCCGGGCAGGCGCGGGCGGACGTACTCGTGGAGATCGACCCGGTGCACTACGGCGACCGCTACCCGTGGCGCGTCAAGCTCCTCTACGAGGGGCGGACCGTCAGCCCGCTCTCCGGGGACGACCGCGGGGTGCCCCGCGCCGAGCTGCGCGAGACGCTCCGCGAACCGCTCGCGGACGCCCTGCGCCGGGGCGACAGCGGGGAGCATCTGGCGGCGGTCGAGGCCCTGTTGCCGCGCGAACTGTTCGACGAGCCCCTCGACACCTGGCGGCTCTCCCCCGAGGACGATCTCTTCGACGAGCACAGCATGGCGCTGGGGGAGCGCCGTATCGTCGTCATACGGGACCGCAGGCGCCGCGACCGCCCGGCGAGCCCCGAATGGCGCCGGCGGTGGAAGGCCGCCGTGCGGGGGCCGCTCACCGTCGTGCCGCTGCGCGGCGAGGTGCCCGCGTCGGGGCACGGCCCAGGCGCCCGCCGGGAGTCCCGCAGGGCCGCGTACGCCAGGCTGTCCGACGCCGAGGACGGCACCGTGCCCGTGTACTGCGGACCGGTCGGCAGCGGCGACGGGTTCGACGCGATGGCCGCCGCGCTCGCGGCCGGGCATCCGCTGGCGCTGTGGCGCAGATGCGGCCGGGAGCACGGCGACTGCCGGGAGTTCCACGCGCGCGCCGACGAACTGCTGGTGCGCGCCGACGGCGTGGACGGCCTGCACCGGCACATACGTTCCCTGCGCATCATTTCGATGGACCCCGACGCGACACCCGACACGGTGGCGGAGGCGGCCTGGGCCGACTCCGTCGCCGTACTCTTCGATCCGCCCGACCGTCCGCCGTACGACGGCGTGCCGCTCCAGGTTCCGCCGCCGCTGTCCGGGCCCGGCACATGA
- a CDS encoding cellulase family glycosylhydrolase, with the protein MRTFRGICGFVCTVALVTGALAPAAGAREAGGGERHGGGDTVPRLTDDRGRVLTLRGWNVEDKTNRGDKALSAVTERHFRDLRARGFNFARLLIFWDDLEPRRGQYSAAYLRKIERILDWAHRYDIQVLVDAHQDVFGPAFGHRGIPEWATRTDGLPFTPNPDDWFSEYFQPAVQRAFTHLYEDADLQRAQAAMWRVLADRFGDHPAVLGYDLINEPMGELREGEDLPTAARRIERDQITPMHNRLADAVRSVDRDNWVFVEPTPIVGEGVPTGLGKIKDPKVVYAPHFYNTAMEAGADYDPAAGWIESYEAAVTAYPEEHRVPVVVGEWGPLNTALPRMGLFYRDALASMNRYSSGWAGYVWCYGGGYCAVDAAGEFRTNKEQTASPYAPAVAGRVRSESYDPATRTYRLSYVASGRGGPTELSLPSRARDWRVRVSGPAWVDGGRVHARAGARISVTVTAAPGVNQR; encoded by the coding sequence GTGCGAACGTTCAGAGGCATCTGCGGTTTCGTCTGTACGGTCGCACTGGTCACCGGGGCCCTCGCCCCGGCGGCCGGTGCGAGAGAAGCGGGCGGCGGAGAACGTCACGGCGGCGGTGACACGGTTCCCCGTCTCACCGACGACCGCGGCCGCGTCCTCACGCTGCGCGGCTGGAACGTCGAGGACAAGACGAACCGGGGCGACAAGGCGCTGTCCGCCGTCACCGAGCGGCACTTCCGCGACCTGCGCGCCCGCGGTTTCAACTTCGCCCGGCTCCTGATCTTCTGGGACGACCTGGAGCCCCGGCGCGGGCAGTACAGCGCGGCGTACCTCCGGAAGATCGAGCGGATCCTGGACTGGGCGCACAGGTACGACATCCAGGTGCTCGTCGACGCCCACCAGGACGTCTTCGGCCCGGCCTTCGGGCACCGCGGTATCCCGGAGTGGGCGACGCGTACCGACGGGCTGCCGTTCACACCGAACCCGGACGACTGGTTCTCCGAGTACTTCCAGCCGGCCGTGCAGCGCGCCTTCACGCATCTCTACGAGGACGCGGACCTCCAGCGTGCCCAGGCGGCCATGTGGCGGGTGCTCGCCGACCGCTTCGGGGACCATCCGGCCGTGCTCGGGTACGACCTGATCAATGAGCCGATGGGTGAGCTGAGGGAGGGCGAGGACCTGCCCACGGCCGCCCGGCGCATCGAGCGCGACCAGATCACGCCGATGCACAACCGTCTCGCTGACGCCGTGCGGTCGGTGGACCGCGACAACTGGGTGTTCGTCGAACCCACCCCGATCGTGGGCGAGGGCGTGCCCACCGGTCTCGGGAAGATCAAGGACCCGAAGGTCGTGTACGCGCCGCACTTCTACAACACCGCCATGGAGGCGGGCGCCGACTACGACCCGGCGGCCGGCTGGATCGAGTCGTACGAGGCCGCCGTCACCGCGTACCCCGAGGAGCACCGCGTGCCGGTGGTCGTGGGCGAGTGGGGACCGCTCAACACCGCGCTCCCCCGCATGGGCCTCTTCTACCGCGACGCCCTGGCGTCCATGAACCGCTACAGCTCGGGCTGGGCGGGCTATGTGTGGTGCTACGGCGGCGGCTACTGCGCGGTGGACGCGGCGGGGGAGTTCCGTACGAACAAGGAGCAGACGGCGTCGCCGTACGCGCCCGCGGTCGCCGGCCGGGTGCGCTCGGAGTCGTACGACCCGGCCACGCGGACCTACCGCCTGTCGTACGTCGCTTCCGGGCGCGGCGGCCCCACCGAGCTGTCGCTGCCCTCGCGCGCCCGGGACTGGCGCGTACGGGTGAGCGGGCCGGCGTGGGTGGACGGCGGGCGCGTCCACGCCCGGGCGGGCGCGCGGATCTCCGTGACGGTCACCGCCGCTCCAGGCGTCAACCAACGTTGA
- a CDS encoding Clp protease N-terminal domain-containing protein has translation MFERFTKSARGVVKGAVVQAQQAGADSVTEEHMLLALLGQDGTRSSVALTSLGVAGQREAVARSLADVRRLGGMSKADQEALAGIGIDVTEIVSKVEETHGQGALQSGRGARRGLRTGHRPFTPQAKAVLEKSLRVALGRGDRQIGDEHLLLALTVQPGAVADVLTEYGATYGAVEQALSGGSGGSGAAGTG, from the coding sequence ATGTTCGAGCGGTTTACGAAGAGTGCGCGGGGTGTGGTGAAGGGCGCGGTCGTCCAGGCGCAGCAGGCGGGTGCGGACTCGGTGACCGAAGAGCACATGCTGCTGGCCCTGCTGGGCCAGGACGGCACGCGCTCGTCCGTCGCCCTCACCTCCCTGGGAGTCGCCGGACAGCGCGAAGCGGTGGCGCGGTCGCTGGCCGACGTGCGGCGCCTGGGCGGGATGTCGAAGGCGGACCAGGAGGCGCTGGCCGGTATCGGCATCGACGTCACGGAGATCGTCTCGAAGGTGGAGGAGACGCACGGACAGGGCGCGCTCCAGTCCGGGCGCGGGGCGCGGCGCGGTCTGAGGACGGGGCACCGCCCCTTCACGCCGCAGGCGAAGGCCGTACTGGAGAAGTCCTTGCGGGTCGCGCTGGGCCGGGGCGACCGGCAGATCGGCGACGAGCACCTCTTGCTGGCGCTGACGGTGCAGCCGGGGGCGGTGGCGGACGTGCTGACCGAGTACGGCGCGACGTACGGGGCGGTGGAACAGGCCCTGTCCGGCGGTTCGGGCGGTTCCGGCGCGGCCGGGACGGGCTGA
- a CDS encoding zinc-binding dehydrogenase, with protein sequence MFAAYAARIDRDQPLNGLELGERPAPEVKPGWTTVTVKAASLNHHDLWSLRGVGLGEEALPMILGCDAAGIDADGNEVVVHSVIGETGHGVGPREKRSILTEKYQGTFAEQVTVPAWNVLPKPRELSFAEAACLPTAWLTAYRMLFTNAGVRPGDTVLVQGAGGGVATAAIVLGKAAGLRVYATSRDEAKRKRAVELGAVEAFEPGARLPQRVDAVIETVGAATWSHSVKSLRPGGTLVISGATSGPNPPSAELNRIFFLELKVVGSTMGSKDELEDLLSFCAATGVRPVIDEVLPLDRAREGFERMAGGELFGKIVLTNS encoded by the coding sequence ATGTTCGCTGCCTACGCCGCCCGCATCGACCGTGACCAGCCCCTCAACGGACTTGAGCTGGGCGAGCGGCCCGCGCCCGAGGTCAAACCGGGCTGGACCACCGTCACCGTCAAGGCCGCCTCCCTCAACCACCACGACCTGTGGTCGCTGCGCGGGGTAGGTCTCGGCGAGGAGGCCCTGCCGATGATCCTCGGCTGCGACGCCGCCGGCATCGATGCCGACGGCAACGAGGTCGTCGTGCACTCCGTCATCGGCGAGACCGGCCACGGCGTCGGGCCGCGCGAGAAGCGCTCGATCCTGACCGAGAAGTACCAGGGCACCTTCGCCGAGCAGGTCACCGTCCCCGCGTGGAACGTGCTGCCGAAGCCCAGGGAACTGTCGTTCGCCGAGGCCGCCTGCCTGCCGACCGCCTGGCTCACGGCGTACCGGATGCTGTTCACGAACGCGGGCGTACGCCCGGGTGACACCGTCCTCGTCCAGGGCGCCGGCGGCGGTGTCGCGACCGCCGCGATCGTGCTCGGCAAGGCGGCGGGGCTGCGCGTGTACGCGACCAGCCGCGACGAGGCCAAGCGCAAGCGGGCCGTCGAGCTGGGCGCGGTGGAGGCGTTCGAGCCCGGCGCGCGGCTGCCGCAGCGGGTAGACGCGGTGATCGAGACCGTCGGCGCGGCCACCTGGTCGCACTCCGTGAAGTCGCTGCGCCCCGGCGGCACCCTCGTCATCTCGGGTGCGACGAGCGGCCCGAACCCGCCGTCCGCCGAGCTGAACAGGATCTTCTTCCTGGAGCTCAAGGTCGTCGGCTCGACGATGGGTTCCAAGGACGAGCTGGAAGACCTGCTGTCCTTCTGCGCGGCGACGGGCGTACGCCCGGTCATCGACGAAGTGCTGCCGCTGGACCGGGCCCGCGAGGGCTTCGAGCGCATGGCGGGCGGCGAGCTTTTCGGAAAGATCGTGCTGACAAACTCTTGA
- a CDS encoding helix-turn-helix transcriptional regulator, whose translation MPPVFAHGRLRLYLLKLLDEAPRHGYEVIRLLEERFQGLYAPSAGTVYPRLAKLEAEGLVTHATEGGRKVYSITDAGRAELAGRGGELADLELEIRESVSELAAEIRDDVRGAAGNLRREMRAAAGETRHRTVPGEGAGSPPKAGDWESAFGDSEAWQAAKEELRRARQEWKEQARRAKDESRRAREDAQEARRQAKEAQEKAQEKAREQMQRIAQQVQEQVQDRFARGDWPKGVRDGLAEITRQFGFLGRTSQPAGTPAEVTVDRADPPPPAPEWAQEPPSGDPARDLDRLLDRFRDDVRDAARDHGVTEDQLREARRHLSTAAAHLSALLQGPKV comes from the coding sequence ATGCCCCCCGTTTTCGCCCACGGCCGACTGCGCCTGTACCTCCTCAAGCTGCTCGACGAAGCCCCGCGCCACGGTTACGAGGTGATCCGGCTCCTGGAGGAGCGCTTCCAGGGCCTGTACGCCCCGTCCGCCGGCACCGTCTACCCCCGCCTCGCCAAGCTGGAGGCCGAGGGCCTGGTCACGCACGCCACCGAGGGCGGCCGCAAGGTCTACTCGATCACCGACGCGGGCCGCGCCGAACTGGCGGGCCGCGGCGGCGAGCTGGCCGACCTGGAGCTGGAGATCCGCGAGTCGGTCTCCGAGCTGGCCGCCGAGATCCGCGACGACGTACGCGGCGCCGCGGGCAACCTGCGCCGCGAGATGCGGGCCGCGGCCGGCGAGACCCGGCACCGGACCGTCCCGGGCGAGGGCGCCGGGTCGCCGCCCAAGGCGGGCGACTGGGAGAGCGCGTTCGGCGACAGCGAGGCGTGGCAGGCGGCGAAGGAGGAGCTGCGCAGGGCCAGGCAGGAGTGGAAGGAGCAGGCCCGGCGCGCGAAGGACGAGAGCCGCCGCGCCCGCGAGGACGCGCAGGAGGCGCGCCGCCAGGCCAAGGAGGCCCAGGAGAAGGCGCAGGAGAAGGCGCGCGAGCAGATGCAGCGGATCGCGCAGCAGGTGCAGGAGCAGGTGCAGGACCGGTTCGCGCGGGGCGACTGGCCGAAGGGGGTACGGGACGGCCTCGCCGAGATCACCAGGCAGTTCGGCTTCCTCGGCCGCACGTCGCAGCCGGCCGGGACCCCGGCCGAGGTCACGGTCGACCGGGCGGACCCGCCGCCTCCGGCGCCCGAATGGGCCCAGGAGCCGCCGTCCGGCGACCCGGCGCGGGACCTGGACCGCCTGCTGGACCGCTTCCGCGACGACGTCCGCGACGCGGCCCGCGACCACGGCGTGACGGAGGACCAGCTCCGCGAGGCACGCCGCCACCTGTCCACGGCGGCGGCCCACCTGTCCGCACTTCTGCAAGGGCCGAAGGTCTAG
- a CDS encoding helix-turn-helix domain-containing protein, which yields MTDATDLAQRAGDQDPRVGLRAVVALRRLLEQLEAVQVRSARAKGWSWQEIAAELGVSRQAVHKKYGRR from the coding sequence ATGACCGATGCAACGGATCTCGCCCAGCGGGCGGGTGACCAGGACCCCCGGGTGGGGCTGCGCGCCGTCGTAGCCCTGCGGCGGCTGCTGGAGCAGCTCGAAGCCGTGCAAGTGAGAAGTGCCCGCGCCAAGGGCTGGTCGTGGCAGGAGATCGCGGCCGAACTCGGCGTCAGCCGGCAGGCCGTCCACAAGAAGTACGGGAGGCGTTGA
- a CDS encoding NAD(P)-dependent malic enzyme, translated as MAAEIVNPRSDSTTENSAEGAHEEPFDPAFALHRGGKMAIQATVPVRDKDDLSLAYTPGVAKVCSAIAEQPELVNDYTWKSNVVAVVTDGTAVLGLGDIGPEASLPVMEGKAILFKQFGGVDAVPIALATTDVDEIIETVVRLAPSFGGVNLEDISAPRCFEIERRLQEELDIPVFHDDQHGTAVVTLAALRNAAKLTGRTLGDLRAVISGAGAAGVAIAKFLLAAGLGDVAVADRKGIVSRDREDLTDVKRELAELTNRAGLSGSLETALVGADVFIGVSGGTVPEPAVASMAPQSFVFAMANPNPEVHPDVAHKYAAVVATGRSDYPNQINNVLAFPGIFAGALQVRATRITEGMKIAAANALADVVGDALAADYVIPSPFDERVAPAVTAAVAAAARAEGVARR; from the coding sequence ATGGCAGCGGAGATCGTCAATCCTCGCAGCGACAGCACTACGGAGAACAGTGCGGAAGGGGCTCATGAGGAGCCCTTCGATCCGGCCTTCGCCCTGCACCGCGGGGGCAAGATGGCCATCCAGGCGACCGTGCCGGTGCGCGACAAGGACGACCTGTCCCTCGCGTACACGCCGGGCGTCGCCAAGGTGTGCAGCGCCATCGCCGAGCAGCCGGAGCTCGTGAACGACTACACCTGGAAGTCGAACGTCGTGGCCGTCGTGACGGACGGCACGGCGGTCCTGGGGCTCGGCGACATCGGCCCCGAGGCATCGCTCCCGGTGATGGAGGGCAAAGCGATCCTCTTCAAGCAGTTCGGCGGCGTCGACGCGGTGCCGATCGCGCTCGCGACGACCGACGTGGACGAGATCATCGAGACCGTCGTGCGGCTCGCCCCGTCCTTCGGCGGCGTGAACCTCGAGGACATCTCGGCGCCGCGCTGCTTCGAGATCGAGCGCCGGCTCCAGGAAGAGCTGGACATTCCGGTCTTCCACGACGACCAGCACGGCACGGCCGTGGTCACCCTGGCGGCGCTGCGCAATGCGGCCAAGCTCACCGGCCGTACGCTCGGCGACCTGCGCGCCGTGATCTCGGGCGCCGGTGCGGCCGGGGTCGCCATCGCGAAGTTCCTGCTGGCGGCCGGTCTCGGTGACGTGGCCGTGGCCGACCGCAAGGGCATCGTGAGCCGGGACCGCGAGGACCTGACGGACGTCAAGCGCGAGCTGGCGGAGCTCACGAACCGGGCCGGTCTGAGCGGTTCCCTGGAGACCGCGCTGGTCGGCGCCGACGTCTTCATCGGCGTCTCCGGCGGTACGGTGCCGGAGCCCGCGGTGGCGTCGATGGCGCCTCAGTCGTTCGTGTTCGCCATGGCCAACCCGAACCCCGAGGTCCACCCGGACGTCGCGCACAAGTACGCGGCGGTCGTCGCGACCGGGCGCAGCGACTACCCGAACCAGATCAACAACGTTCTGGCGTTCCCCGGGATCTTCGCGGGCGCGCTCCAGGTGCGGGCCACCCGGATCACCGAGGGCATGAAGATCGCGGCGGCGAACGCGCTGGCGGACGTCGTCGGTGACGCGCTGGCCGCGGACTACGTGATCCCGTCGCCGTTCGACGAGCGGGTCGCCCCGGCGGTCACCGCGGCGGTCGCCGCGGCGGCTCGCGCGGAGGGTGTGGCGCGGCGGTAA
- a CDS encoding ABC transporter substrate-binding protein: MTARNTRRTTATKSRTAAVGAIAVAGALLLAGCGDQTGSGSGTEETKGTKSSSAPLFDKLPKKYQDAGVIKVGTDAAYAPMEYEEGGKIVGIDPDIAAALGKELGVEFKFTSGTFDGLITSLNTGRQDIVMSAMSDTKARQEGLDDKGKKAGKGVDFVDYFNSGVSLLVKKGNPENIKSLDDLCGKKVAVQRGTIYEDTFKDQAKKCGKEKLEISSFDTDAEAQTRVKIGGAVADLNDYPVAAHIAKTAGGGKDFEVTGGQIGAGPFGIAVNKDNTELRDAIKAALDAIIKNGEYEKVLEKWDVKDSAVTEATVNAGK, translated from the coding sequence ATGACCGCACGCAACACCCGTCGTACGACCGCCACCAAGTCCAGGACAGCCGCGGTCGGCGCGATCGCGGTCGCCGGTGCTCTGCTGCTCGCCGGCTGCGGTGACCAGACCGGCTCCGGCTCGGGCACCGAGGAAACCAAGGGCACGAAGTCGTCCAGCGCCCCGCTCTTCGACAAGCTGCCCAAGAAGTACCAGGACGCCGGCGTGATCAAGGTCGGTACGGACGCCGCCTACGCTCCGATGGAGTACGAGGAGGGCGGGAAGATCGTCGGCATCGACCCCGACATCGCCGCCGCTCTCGGCAAGGAGCTCGGTGTCGAGTTCAAGTTCACCAGTGGCACCTTCGACGGTCTGATCACGTCGCTGAACACCGGTCGCCAGGACATCGTCATGTCGGCCATGAGCGACACCAAGGCCCGCCAGGAGGGCCTGGACGACAAGGGCAAGAAGGCCGGCAAGGGCGTCGACTTCGTCGACTACTTCAACTCGGGCGTCTCCCTGCTGGTCAAGAAGGGCAACCCGGAGAACATCAAGTCCCTGGACGACCTCTGTGGCAAGAAGGTCGCCGTCCAGCGCGGCACGATCTACGAGGACACCTTCAAGGACCAGGCCAAGAAGTGCGGCAAGGAGAAGCTTGAGATCTCGTCGTTCGACACCGACGCCGAGGCGCAGACCCGCGTGAAGATCGGCGGCGCCGTTGCCGACCTGAACGACTACCCGGTCGCGGCCCACATCGCGAAGACCGCGGGCGGCGGCAAGGACTTCGAGGTCACCGGCGGCCAGATCGGCGCCGGCCCGTTCGGCATCGCCGTGAACAAGGACAACACGGAGCTGCGTGACGCCATCAAGGCGGCTCTGGACGCGATCATCAAGAACGGCGAGTACGAGAAGGTCCTGGAGAAGTGGGACGTCAAGGACAGCGCCGTCACCGAGGCGACCGTCAACGCCGGCAAGTAA